CCTCCCCCGCAAGCAAACAAGTGAGGCTTAAATTCTTTTAGCACAAACTCGAACCCCTTACCGCCTCCTTGCGCCCCGTCCGCAACCTTTACGGCGTTAGTGAGGTTGCAAGTGTCGAAACTCTCTTGATTCGGTAGCAAATATACGCTATGAGGATGTGTGGTGTTATCTTTTGGTAAATCATACTTGAACACTGCAAAATTTCCATTTCATATcatgtattaaattttttattttccaatAACACGACTAGAACTTTCGCATTTCTGACGGGAAAACTAATGCTACATTTTCTGACGAGTTTTTGCAATGAATGTTCCTTTTTCGTCAATAATTAGTCAGAAATACGTtgattttttaaagtttaagtcCATCgctaaatattaaattagcaaTGATATTAAATATGTCGACAAAACGTTATTTTCTAGTAGTATTATAAAGAGCTTTGATTTAATGTTACCGAAGTGAAATAGAAGGATCGAATCAACTTACCAAGAGTATCATTTACGTAGAAAGGACCGTGCTTGAAAGCCCAATAGGTGTAGTCAAAGCCGAAAGTCCAATTAGCGGAGGAGCCTCCGACGACTACCGTCTCAGGAGTATCTGTGCGCCGGCGGTGGTAGCCATGTCGATTGGCTGTACTAACTCTCAACGTGGAAGCACAAAGCACAACTAGCATGAATATTTGGACGTAATTTGGACCcatatttaaagaaaaaatataaagtagTTAAAATTGACCTTATAGGAAAGATTGGTTATGTGTTTTGTGGTAGATGAGCCTATGGTATGGAAGTTTATATATGGATAAATTGAGAGAAAGACAGCTAAGAAAATTGCCAAATATACCTTTTATCTAATTGTTATCTTTTCATTTTCACATCATGCACAATTTGTTTTTTCTAGATCATATCCAACTTGAATTATTTGCCTTATCTAAAAATAGGCAAAGTTCTAACCAGTTAGAAATTCTAAAATTCCAACTAATTTTTATGCTATTatagaataaattaaatcattgaaataaatattaattcaatACAGTAGattattcatattatttatgttgataaaaaaaattccatataaaaaaagtttgatcttttgttttaatatttaaataattccaTCACTTAGCTTAGGGTTGATATCTAAAAATTTAAGATGGAATAggattgtcaatttttttatttggtatttttttttcaaattgtaataacaaataaaataaaatatttatatttttattgaaaatatttgattatttctaggaacatttatttaatatttaacaaaattaaaaagaaaaaaatattttgatcaATTCTGTTTCTATTTAAATTCCAATTTATTGTTATACTAAACTTGTTTAGTTTGCTATTATTAATCAATTTGTTCTAAAAAATTTGTATAGTTTGCTATTATTATTGGGAAAATTTCTCACAgtatcttgtttttaaatttatttatcgcGCTATTCGGATTTTGGACCCTTTTTCGAATCAATACCTTTTTTGTTTACCGAAATcaccttatttaattttttaattttaaaaataactttttatcTCTTTACGTTTTATGcctttttttatagattttttattttttgtatttctggtagtgtttttatagtgtatttatggtgtattgtATGTTTCTTTTAAtgtaaatacactataaaaacaccataaaaacatgaATCAATTTGTTGTGTACGAAATCACTagcaaaaacaccataaaaatgccacaaaaacatcataaaaacattataaaaagataaatctATCCGTTGTGTACGAAATCAGTAGCATCAAAATAAGAgaataattatatgaacaagAGAACAATTGTATTAATAAAAGAACAATATATCTATAATAATATGTgtacaaaaaatctaaacaatCGCAAAAATGTAAAAGAC
This window of the Mercurialis annua linkage group LG5, ddMerAnnu1.2, whole genome shotgun sequence genome carries:
- the LOC126683383 gene encoding uncharacterized protein LOC126683383, yielding MGPNYVQIFMLVVLCASTLRVSTANRHGYHRRRTDTPETVVVGGSSANWTFGFDYTYWAFKHGPFYVNDTLVFKYDLPKDNTTHPHSVYLLPNQESFDTCNLTNAVKVADGAQGGGKGFEFVLKEFKPHLFACGGGEGIHCNLGKMKFNVLPLPSRIWY